In bacterium, a single genomic region encodes these proteins:
- a CDS encoding DUF3108 domain-containing protein, giving the protein MRPLPLFLSCLPFLLGGCSLLFVAKGRTDISSTKEAPVPTAVSLEKEMSKKVVLHYEVKPGDSWEFLAEAYYGSSKKAKALARANRMDPAKKPPVGRTISIAEPVYFPNGKEMDAKREQSAKKAKGPAAAQTPPSDLGEADTAQDEKDVALVPRPRANKAFGSGEKLTFEVRAIGVLGGYATLSVEDYKKVQGRPCYPLVARAKTAFPFSTFYPVNDVQTSFFDVVDFITWGFENDVHEGDYQARNRETYDQLKHRLTRQHNQEPVEDLDVQPFTQDIISCFYYFRLLPLEVGKKYLIPTCSGGKNYKLIVKVVGRERVKCPAGTFDCFKAKPFVKYGTVFRNKEDIDLWVTADDRHIPVRIKSAIVIGSIDVSLLDAVVPDMSGDGGKLTSRVSN; this is encoded by the coding sequence TTGCGACCCCTCCCCCTTTTCTTGTCCTGCTTGCCTTTCCTCCTGGGCGGTTGCTCCCTTCTTTTTGTGGCCAAGGGCCGGACGGACATTTCCTCGACGAAGGAGGCGCCGGTCCCCACCGCGGTCTCCCTGGAGAAGGAAATGTCGAAGAAGGTGGTCCTCCACTACGAGGTGAAGCCCGGGGATAGTTGGGAGTTCCTGGCCGAGGCCTATTACGGTTCGTCGAAGAAAGCGAAAGCCCTGGCCCGGGCGAACAGGATGGACCCGGCCAAGAAGCCGCCGGTGGGCAGGACGATCTCGATCGCGGAACCGGTCTATTTCCCCAATGGCAAGGAGATGGACGCCAAAAGGGAACAATCGGCCAAGAAGGCCAAGGGTCCTGCGGCGGCCCAGACCCCGCCTTCGGACCTGGGGGAAGCCGACACGGCGCAGGACGAGAAGGACGTGGCCCTGGTGCCCCGGCCCCGGGCGAACAAGGCCTTCGGGTCGGGGGAAAAGCTGACATTCGAGGTGCGGGCCATCGGGGTCCTGGGGGGCTACGCCACCCTGTCGGTGGAGGATTACAAGAAGGTCCAGGGCCGGCCCTGCTATCCCCTGGTGGCCCGGGCCAAGACGGCCTTCCCCTTCAGCACCTTCTATCCGGTCAACGACGTACAGACCAGCTTCTTCGACGTGGTGGATTTCATCACCTGGGGTTTCGAGAACGACGTGCATGAGGGGGACTACCAGGCCCGCAACCGCGAGACCTACGATCAGCTGAAGCACCGCTTGACCCGCCAGCACAACCAGGAACCGGTGGAGGATCTGGATGTCCAGCCCTTCACCCAGGACATCATCTCCTGTTTCTATTATTTCCGGCTCCTGCCGCTGGAAGTGGGGAAGAAATACCTCATTCCCACCTGCTCGGGCGGGAAGAACTACAAACTCATCGTGAAGGTGGTGGGGCGGGAAAGGGTGAAGTGCCCGGCGGGGACCTTCGATTGCTTCAAGGCCAAGCCCTTCGTGAAATACGGCACGGTCTTCCGCAACAAAGAGGACATCGATCTCTGGGTCACCGCCGACGACCGGCATATCCCGGTGCGCATCAAGAGCGCCATCGTGATCGGCAGCATCGACGTATCCCTGCTGGATGCGGTGGTGCCCGACATGTCGGGCGATGGCGGCAAGCTCACCTCGCGGGTCTCCAACTGA
- the kdsB gene encoding 3-deoxy-manno-octulosonate cytidylyltransferase: MASKTKVIGVIPSRYGAQRFPGKPLAPIAGVPMIVRVVRQARKAKRLTEVWVATDDERIARAVEAAGAKAVMTPPKLKSGTDRIAYAVRSQKADLIVNIQGDEPVMAPAAIDAAVEVLQADSRVLMSTVVIPLSDKKEWLDPNVVKAVLGPKGDVLYFSRAPIPYPRDGGGMPKAYKHMGLYGYRPAWLQLMASLKPTPLELTEKLEQLRAMENGVLIRAAVRKVESIAVDVPADVRKVEKYLRNRKK; the protein is encoded by the coding sequence ATGGCTTCGAAAACAAAGGTCATAGGCGTTATCCCTTCCCGTTACGGCGCCCAGAGGTTCCCGGGCAAGCCCCTGGCCCCCATCGCCGGGGTCCCCATGATCGTGCGGGTCGTCCGGCAGGCCCGGAAGGCCAAGCGGCTGACCGAGGTCTGGGTGGCCACCGACGACGAACGTATCGCCCGGGCGGTGGAGGCGGCCGGCGCCAAGGCGGTCATGACGCCCCCGAAGCTGAAGTCCGGGACCGACCGCATCGCCTACGCCGTGCGCTCCCAGAAGGCCGATCTGATCGTGAACATCCAGGGCGATGAACCGGTCATGGCGCCAGCCGCCATCGACGCGGCGGTGGAGGTCCTCCAGGCCGACTCCCGGGTGCTCATGTCCACCGTGGTCATCCCGCTTTCCGATAAGAAGGAATGGCTCGATCCCAACGTGGTGAAGGCGGTGCTGGGGCCCAAGGGGGACGTGCTTTATTTCTCCCGGGCTCCCATCCCCTACCCCCGGGACGGCGGGGGAATGCCCAAGGCCTATAAACATATGGGCCTTTACGGCTACCGCCCGGCCTGGCTGCAGTTGATGGCCTCCCTCAAGCCCACCCCCCTGGAATTGACGGAGAAACTGGAACAATTGAGGGCCATGGAGAACGGGGTCCTGATCCGGGCGGCGGTCCGGAAGGTCGAATCCATCGCGGTGGATGTCCCCGCGGATGTCCGTAAAGTGGAAAAATACCTAAGGAACAGGAAGAAATGA
- the rfaE1 gene encoding D-glycero-beta-D-manno-heptose-7-phosphate kinase: MKPKTLLSSVDKTELLALVGALQKKKVVVIGDLMLDVYIRGAVARISPEAPIPVVEINEKDRKMPGGAANVAANITALGGRSAIIGSVGKDQAGKELIRELKEQKVETKGILTLSDRPTTEKTRVIAHTQQVVRIDREVKSALNERQQDQVIQKACQALKDADGLIFEDYNKGLLTTKVIRKVIAYAKAHKKIITVDPKFHNFFEFKGVTVMKPNMKEVTEALGTEAVGQTFESIGSKVMKKLDCKAVVLTRSEHGMTIFETGHTPRTIPTVAREVYDVSGAGDTVIATLTLALTAGASLLQAAALANYAAGIEVEKLGVATVSAEELSQRLLEEMNR, translated from the coding sequence ATGAAACCCAAGACCCTCCTCTCCTCCGTCGATAAGACCGAACTCCTGGCCCTGGTCGGTGCCCTTCAAAAGAAGAAAGTGGTCGTCATCGGCGACCTCATGCTGGACGTCTATATCCGCGGGGCCGTGGCCCGCATCTCCCCCGAAGCCCCCATCCCGGTGGTCGAGATCAACGAAAAGGACCGGAAAATGCCGGGCGGCGCGGCCAACGTGGCGGCCAACATTACGGCGCTGGGCGGCCGCTCCGCCATCATCGGCTCCGTCGGGAAGGACCAGGCGGGCAAGGAACTCATCCGCGAATTGAAGGAACAGAAGGTCGAGACCAAGGGGATCCTCACCCTTTCCGACCGTCCCACCACCGAAAAGACCCGCGTCATCGCCCATACCCAGCAAGTGGTGCGCATCGACCGGGAGGTCAAATCGGCCCTGAACGAGCGCCAGCAGGACCAGGTCATCCAGAAGGCCTGCCAGGCCCTGAAGGACGCGGACGGCCTTATTTTCGAGGACTACAACAAGGGTCTTTTGACCACCAAGGTCATCCGCAAGGTCATCGCCTACGCCAAGGCCCACAAGAAGATCATCACCGTCGACCCGAAATTCCATAATTTCTTCGAGTTCAAGGGCGTGACCGTCATGAAGCCCAACATGAAGGAAGTCACCGAGGCCTTGGGGACCGAAGCGGTCGGCCAGACCTTCGAATCCATCGGCAGCAAGGTCATGAAGAAGCTGGATTGCAAGGCCGTGGTGCTCACCCGCAGCGAGCACGGCATGACCATCTTCGAGACGGGCCACACCCCCCGCACCATCCCGACCGTCGCCCGGGAGGTCTATGATGTGTCGGGCGCCGGGGACACCGTCATCGCCACCCTGACCCTGGCCCTGACCGCGGGCGCCAGCCTGCTCCAGGCGGCGGCCCTCGCCAATTACGCCGCGGGCATCGAGGTGGAGAAGCTGGGCGTGGCCACCGTTTCGGCCGAGGAGCTCAGCCAGCGCCTCTTGGAAGAGATGAACCGGTAA
- the rfaE2 gene encoding D-glycero-beta-D-manno-heptose 1-phosphate adenylyltransferase, producing the protein MDRFLEPSKLAPVLQNLQKQGQKVVFTNGVFDLMHLGHVTYLQAARSKGDLLVVALNSDESVRRIKGPLKPLLPLAERAEMLLSLSCVDFTTFFEEPDPYKAIEILRPDVLVKGGDWALDKIIGGDLVKARGGQVLNIPVVEGRSTTNLIQMVRDRYGRQS; encoded by the coding sequence TTGGACCGATTTTTAGAACCTTCCAAGTTAGCCCCCGTCCTCCAGAACCTTCAAAAGCAAGGCCAAAAAGTAGTCTTCACCAACGGTGTTTTCGACCTGATGCACCTGGGGCATGTCACCTATCTCCAGGCGGCCCGGTCCAAGGGCGACCTTTTGGTGGTGGCCCTCAACAGCGATGAATCCGTGCGGCGCATCAAGGGCCCCCTGAAGCCCCTCCTTCCCCTGGCCGAACGGGCCGAGATGCTCCTTTCCCTTTCCTGCGTCGATTTCACCACCTTTTTCGAGGAACCGGACCCCTACAAGGCCATCGAGATCCTCCGGCCCGACGTGCTGGTCAAGGGCGGGGATTGGGCCCTGGACAAGATCATCGGGGGCGACCTGGTCAAGGCCCGGGGCGGCCAGGTGCTCAACATTCCCGTGGTGGAAGGCCGTTCCACGACCAACCTGATCCAGATGGTGAGGGACCGTTATGGAAGGCAATCATGA
- a CDS encoding glycosyltransferase family 9 protein codes for MNEPRPKHILVARTDKIGDLLLSLPTFQVLKENFPDAKVTALVSGYAKEIVQGHPAVDSVEIYDPKEGFGRTVQRFKALTPDVFLALYPRAQQVLAAWFAGIPVRVGTGYRWYSPFLNKKVMVHRSLCEKHEVEYNLDLLGPMGVASKPPKIHFSLTDPDRAFVSDLLKEKGIAPKARFLVVHPGHKGSAQNWKPERYGQVISQMAYRGRKVVVTGGPDETALIAQVMTHVRGVGPDQKPVLLIGECTLRQVAAVYERADCFLSGSTGTLHLAAAVGTPTVALFGTIPQTTPVRWGPWGNESTVIMPRNLPCPDCQAGTCRLHDVMDAIKVEEVLEAMEKYIAQAKK; via the coding sequence ATGAATGAACCGCGACCCAAACACATCCTCGTGGCCCGGACCGACAAGATCGGCGATCTGCTGCTTTCCCTGCCGACCTTCCAGGTCCTCAAGGAGAATTTCCCCGACGCGAAGGTGACGGCCCTGGTCAGCGGCTATGCCAAGGAGATCGTCCAAGGCCATCCGGCGGTCGATTCGGTCGAGATCTATGATCCCAAGGAAGGGTTCGGGCGGACCGTCCAAAGGTTCAAGGCCTTGACGCCGGACGTCTTCCTCGCCCTTTATCCCCGTGCCCAACAGGTCCTGGCGGCTTGGTTCGCCGGCATCCCGGTGCGGGTCGGCACGGGCTATCGCTGGTATAGCCCCTTCCTCAACAAGAAGGTCATGGTCCACCGTTCCCTTTGCGAGAAACACGAGGTCGAATACAACCTGGATCTTTTGGGACCGATGGGTGTGGCTTCCAAGCCGCCCAAGATCCATTTTTCCCTGACCGACCCGGACCGGGCCTTCGTGTCGGACCTCCTGAAGGAAAAAGGGATCGCCCCCAAAGCCCGCTTCCTGGTGGTCCACCCGGGCCACAAGGGGTCCGCCCAGAATTGGAAGCCGGAACGTTATGGCCAGGTGATCTCCCAGATGGCCTACCGGGGCCGCAAGGTGGTGGTGACGGGAGGGCCGGACGAGACCGCCCTCATCGCCCAGGTCATGACCCATGTGCGGGGCGTGGGTCCGGACCAGAAGCCGGTGCTTTTGATCGGGGAATGCACCCTCCGGCAGGTCGCGGCGGTCTATGAAAGGGCCGATTGCTTCCTTTCCGGTTCCACCGGGACCCTGCACCTGGCGGCGGCGGTGGGCACCCCGACCGTGGCCCTCTTTGGGACCATTCCCCAGACCACCCCGGTGCGTTGGGGCCCTTGGGGCAATGAATCCACCGTGATCATGCCCCGCAACCTCCCATGTCCCGATTGCCAGGCGGGGACCTGCCGGCTCCACGACGTCATGGACGCCATCAAGGTGGAGGAGGTCCTGGAAGCCATGGAAAAATACATCGCCCAGGCCAAAAAGTGA
- a CDS encoding CTP synthase: MTKYIFVTGGVVSSLGKGIASASIARLLESRGLKVTIAKFDPYLNVDPGTMSPYQHGEVFVLDDGAETDLDLGHYERFLSVTLSRSNNVTSGKIYNAVISKERRGDYLGKTVQVVPHITNEIKEAILKVSNEQKVDVVMVEVGGTIGDIESLPFLEAIRQFRFDVGNDNVVNIHLTLLPYIGASGELKTKPTQKTVAELRGIGIQPDVILCRTEKHLTEETKAKISLFCNVEPKAVFEALDAKSIYEVPLLFHLQGLDDFLVKKLKLRASSHANMTQWAKFVNQIYHPKREVEIAIAGKYVELHDAYKSIIESFIHAGVPNQARVKLRWVDSEEVERVGAAALLRGVSGVLVPGGFGDRGIEGKIQVVRYVREKRIPFFGICLGMQCAFIEFSRNVLGLKQANSGEFNQKTPDEVISIMEDQLKVQGLGGTMRLGSYPCKVEKGTKAYQAYKQTLIHERHRHRYEFNNAYREKAKAKGLKLSGVSPDGNLVEMVELPNHPWFVGVQFHPELKSRPLNPHPLFREFVKAAVKYGSKRINGKG; this comes from the coding sequence ATGACCAAATATATTTTCGTGACCGGCGGCGTGGTCTCATCTTTGGGCAAGGGGATCGCTTCGGCCTCCATTGCCCGCCTCTTGGAATCCCGGGGGCTGAAGGTGACCATCGCCAAGTTCGACCCCTACCTGAACGTGGACCCGGGCACCATGAGCCCCTACCAGCATGGCGAGGTCTTCGTGCTGGACGACGGCGCCGAGACGGACCTGGACCTGGGCCATTACGAGCGCTTCCTTTCCGTGACCTTGAGCCGATCCAACAACGTGACCAGCGGCAAGATCTACAACGCGGTCATTTCCAAGGAACGCCGGGGCGATTACCTGGGCAAGACGGTCCAGGTGGTGCCCCACATCACCAATGAGATCAAGGAAGCCATCCTCAAGGTCTCCAACGAGCAGAAGGTCGACGTGGTGATGGTGGAGGTGGGTGGGACCATCGGGGACATCGAGAGCCTGCCCTTCCTGGAGGCCATCCGGCAGTTCCGCTTCGACGTGGGGAACGACAACGTGGTGAACATCCACCTGACCCTGCTCCCCTACATCGGGGCCTCGGGCGAGCTCAAGACCAAGCCCACCCAGAAGACGGTGGCCGAACTCCGGGGCATCGGGATCCAGCCCGACGTGATCCTCTGCCGCACCGAGAAGCACCTCACCGAGGAGACCAAGGCCAAGATCTCCCTCTTCTGCAACGTGGAGCCCAAGGCGGTCTTCGAGGCGCTGGACGCCAAGTCCATCTACGAGGTGCCCCTCCTGTTCCACCTGCAGGGTCTGGACGATTTCCTGGTCAAGAAGCTCAAGCTCAGGGCCTCCTCCCACGCCAACATGACCCAATGGGCCAAGTTCGTGAACCAGATCTACCATCCGAAACGGGAGGTGGAGATCGCCATCGCGGGCAAGTACGTGGAGCTCCACGACGCCTACAAATCCATCATCGAATCCTTCATCCACGCGGGGGTCCCCAACCAGGCCCGGGTGAAACTGCGCTGGGTGGATTCGGAGGAAGTGGAAAGGGTCGGCGCCGCCGCCCTGCTCCGGGGCGTTTCCGGGGTGCTGGTGCCAGGCGGGTTCGGGGACCGGGGCATCGAAGGCAAGATCCAGGTGGTGCGTTACGTTCGGGAGAAGAGGATCCCCTTCTTCGGGATCTGCCTGGGCATGCAATGCGCCTTCATCGAGTTCTCACGCAACGTGCTGGGGCTCAAACAGGCCAATAGCGGCGAGTTCAACCAGAAGACGCCCGATGAGGTCATTTCCATCATGGAGGACCAGCTCAAGGTCCAAGGACTGGGCGGCACCATGCGGCTGGGCTCCTACCCCTGCAAGGTGGAAAAGGGCACCAAGGCCTACCAGGCCTACAAGCAGACCCTCATCCATGAACGGCACCGGCACCGCTATGAGTTCAACAACGCCTACCGGGAAAAGGCCAAGGCCAAGGGCTTGAAGCTCTCCGGGGTCTCCCCCGACGGGAACCTGGTGGAGATGGTCGAGCTCCCCAACCACCCCTGGTTCGTGGGGGTGCAGTTCCATCCCGAACTGAAGAGCCGGCCCCTGAACCCCCATCCTTT
- a CDS encoding SIS domain-containing protein, producing the protein MIDKIRGRIEESIQVKQNLLSRCLPQIEQAAKLLVEAYKRGNKAVWFGNGGSAADAQHIAAELVGDYLKRRRALMSLALHTNTSTLTALGNDYGYDQIYSHQIEGLCVAGDVAVGLSTSGNSENVLKGVLAAKKNKVHTIGLLGRDGGKIAKEVDIAIVVPASSTDRIQECHMLMGHVFCELIESAMFP; encoded by the coding sequence ATGATCGATAAGATCCGCGGACGCATCGAAGAGAGCATCCAGGTCAAACAGAACCTCTTGTCGCGTTGCCTGCCCCAGATCGAACAGGCCGCCAAGCTCCTCGTCGAGGCCTATAAGCGGGGGAACAAGGCCGTTTGGTTCGGCAACGGGGGCAGCGCCGCCGACGCCCAGCATATCGCCGCCGAACTGGTGGGGGATTACCTCAAGCGCCGCCGGGCCCTGATGTCCCTCGCCCTGCACACGAACACCTCGACCCTGACCGCCCTCGGCAACGACTACGGTTATGACCAGATCTATTCCCACCAGATCGAGGGCCTCTGCGTGGCGGGGGACGTGGCCGTGGGCCTTTCCACCTCGGGAAACTCGGAGAACGTCCTGAAGGGCGTCCTGGCCGCCAAGAAGAACAAGGTCCACACCATCGGCCTTTTGGGCCGCGACGGCGGGAAGATCGCCAAGGAAGTGGACATTGCCATCGTGGTCCCCGCCTCCTCCACCGACCGCATCCAGGAATGCCACATGCTGATGGGCCACGTGTTCTGCGAACTCATCGAATCCGCGATGTTCCCCTGA
- a CDS encoding glycosyltransferase family 39 protein: MVPLGRNVSYNPLGFFPILLLAHSSIAYGNFGIEAELWIGVFGILLPVLLGLHLAAGEKSAARRTPPFWQVEFLPTVPPAAWVLLILSLGFLHLFGWGRIPSWPLMDEGQFAFYADQFNRTGRTALLLGNVQIEPLFTWILALFFRLFGVSLGTIRLFPALLFLFALGSGYWASRKYFSRSFSFLLLALYGSAFWSQVCSRQCLQSDMVPLFQFLLLGLLGSYSLGKARSQRTWGLLFGSILGAGLYLYTVWPVIIPPTLAILLHHARAPAGSKPRVLRWTLTALVLVSTPMVLARFSDGGMGYIHSILGPQRILWHLAALFFNGMGSVPYGPAWGGLLNSVLASCFWIGVIESFRERGRPLIRWIAFSAPFFLLPEILTRHVEMHRAVLLFPLLMVIAAFGVQTLVQRVSSGPKGRWALTALILAISASLDLYHYSGPFQADRLKTSNPNHWMSVGLARSYRVLQERSQQGENFLLLGHLNNNSKDATFDLAAAPFEKAWTAATGPRWVVLLTNVHYQPFLSGKFPGSHWDRPFPDPPNDDDNLVLFWTPYDDRTRKTLDPWIQADPFFKEMGDEYLYYHDVKSLERNILRLEAAGKEFNKDPFLMAQRGERMALYTFLAPDLDRRQAVKALQEAVRVCPAAHLYDALGMLRLEEGDLSAARNAFETAHRMPLDHTNAMENLRHLPRP; the protein is encoded by the coding sequence ATGGTCCCGTTGGGCCGGAATGTCTCCTACAATCCCCTCGGGTTCTTTCCCATCCTCCTCCTTGCCCACAGCTCCATCGCTTACGGGAACTTCGGGATCGAGGCTGAACTTTGGATCGGTGTCTTCGGCATCCTGCTGCCGGTCCTGCTGGGGCTCCACCTGGCCGCCGGTGAAAAAAGCGCCGCCCGGCGAACCCCTCCCTTCTGGCAGGTCGAATTCCTTCCAACGGTCCCCCCGGCCGCCTGGGTCCTATTGATCCTGTCCTTGGGGTTCCTGCATCTTTTTGGATGGGGACGGATCCCCTCATGGCCCCTGATGGACGAGGGACAATTCGCGTTCTATGCCGACCAGTTCAACCGCACCGGGCGAACGGCCCTTTTGCTCGGGAACGTGCAGATCGAGCCCCTATTCACCTGGATCCTGGCCTTGTTCTTCAGGCTCTTCGGCGTTTCCCTGGGAACCATCCGCCTCTTTCCGGCCCTCCTTTTCCTTTTCGCATTGGGATCCGGTTATTGGGCCTCCAGGAAATACTTCTCAAGGTCCTTTTCTTTTCTTCTCCTGGCCCTTTACGGCTCCGCCTTCTGGTCCCAGGTCTGTTCACGTCAATGCCTCCAATCGGACATGGTCCCCCTGTTCCAGTTCCTGCTCCTGGGGCTCTTGGGTTCCTATTCGTTGGGAAAGGCCCGTTCCCAACGGACTTGGGGGCTCCTTTTCGGTTCGATCCTGGGGGCGGGGCTCTATCTCTACACCGTCTGGCCGGTCATCATCCCACCCACCCTCGCCATCCTTTTGCATCACGCCCGGGCGCCGGCGGGGTCCAAGCCGCGGGTCCTTCGCTGGACCCTCACAGCCCTGGTCCTGGTTTCCACCCCCATGGTCCTGGCGCGCTTTTCCGACGGCGGCATGGGCTATATCCATTCCATCCTTGGGCCCCAAAGGATCCTTTGGCACCTGGCCGCCCTCTTTTTCAACGGGATGGGAAGCGTACCTTATGGACCCGCCTGGGGCGGGCTCTTGAACAGTGTCCTGGCTTCCTGTTTTTGGATCGGGGTCATCGAATCCTTCCGGGAAAGGGGAAGACCCCTCATCCGGTGGATCGCGTTCTCGGCCCCCTTCTTCCTCCTTCCTGAGATCCTGACCCGTCACGTGGAAATGCACCGCGCCGTTCTCCTGTTCCCCCTGCTCATGGTGATCGCGGCTTTCGGGGTCCAAACCCTGGTCCAGAGAGTTTCCAGCGGTCCAAAGGGACGATGGGCCCTCACCGCGCTCATCCTCGCCATTTCCGCTTCACTGGATCTTTACCACTATTCGGGCCCTTTCCAGGCGGATCGACTCAAGACCTCCAACCCGAACCATTGGATGTCCGTCGGATTGGCGCGGTCCTACCGGGTCCTGCAAGAACGGTCCCAACAAGGGGAAAATTTCCTGCTCTTGGGCCATTTGAACAACAATTCCAAGGACGCGACCTTCGACCTGGCCGCCGCGCCCTTCGAGAAGGCCTGGACCGCCGCGACCGGCCCGCGATGGGTCGTCCTGTTGACCAACGTCCATTACCAGCCTTTCCTGAGCGGTAAATTCCCGGGCTCCCATTGGGATCGACCCTTTCCCGATCCACCCAACGACGACGACAATCTCGTTCTTTTCTGGACCCCCTATGATGACCGGACCCGAAAGACCTTGGACCCCTGGATCCAGGCCGATCCGTTCTTCAAGGAGATGGGGGATGAATATCTGTACTACCACGATGTAAAAAGCCTCGAGCGGAACATCCTTCGGCTCGAGGCCGCCGGGAAGGAATTCAACAAGGACCCCTTCCTGATGGCCCAACGGGGGGAAAGAATGGCGCTTTACACTTTCCTGGCGCCGGACTTGGACCGCCGTCAGGCCGTGAAGGCCCTTCAAGAGGCCGTTCGGGTCTGTCCGGCCGCCCATTTATACGATGCCTTGGGAATGCTCCGGCTCGAAGAAGGCGATCTGTCGGCGGCCCGCAACGCCTTTGAAACGGCCCATCGGATGCCTTTGGACCATACGAACGCCATGGAAAACCTGCGGCATTTACCGCGACCGTGA
- a CDS encoding adenylyltransferase/cytidyltransferase family protein: MGTILKEGGLRLVKDLRTQGQKVVLAFGVFDLLRVGHTRYLREAKGLGDILVLALASDDSIQRTLGPGRPLLPLEDRIGILAAFEMVDFVTSYSEDDVVPFLNALKPDVLACQGDAPQVLGGFPGKVVLLGHSGDEEAEQLIQVILKKYSDPNTKINE, encoded by the coding sequence ATGGGAACCATCCTGAAAGAAGGCGGCCTGCGGTTGGTGAAGGACCTGCGAACCCAGGGGCAAAAGGTGGTCCTGGCCTTCGGGGTCTTCGACCTGCTCCGGGTCGGCCATACCCGTTATTTGCGGGAAGCCAAGGGGTTGGGCGATATCCTGGTCCTGGCCCTGGCCTCCGACGATTCCATTCAAAGGACCTTGGGGCCGGGGAGGCCCCTCTTGCCCCTGGAGGACCGGATCGGGATCCTGGCCGCCTTCGAGATGGTGGATTTCGTGACCTCCTATTCCGAGGATGATGTGGTGCCGTTCCTGAACGCCCTGAAGCCGGATGTCCTGGCCTGCCAGGGGGATGCGCCCCAGGTCCTGGGCGGGTTCCCGGGGAAGGTCGTCCTATTGGGCCATTCGGGGGATGAAGAAGCCGAGCAGCTCATCCAGGTCATCCTCAAAAAATATTCGGACCCGAACACCAAGATCAATGAATGA
- a CDS encoding metallophosphoesterase, which translates to MIFSEPLFWVYCLLQFHIFVFLTNRIGIRPHHGVNEFLWTFFFLTVQISPSYLLADSWDFTWGSLPGLAWVWKLFLALVFLWVAALWVDHAWWLLFRKKPATYREVRSHYPNRPSRWPAPFAFTRFVGFPNQCFDLKVVEYEVALPRWPRAFDGLTIVQLSDIHFGKYIHQDYVRFVVKEAQKLKADLFVLTGDFVSFTKHIAIMQGLLKGFKARLGVYALLGNHDHWAGAHAMRQALEADGIRVLQNEVVDLKVKGKRLALMGVDDKWVGEKNDEPLLKAKGDAKILLAHQPDHLYLAHKTRANLQLSGHCHGGQICFPVLGPLVVPANEGRKYAGGFHREKDTVIYIHRGIGCYPPLRTYCNPEVVRLTLRTDPKDL; encoded by the coding sequence ATGATCTTTTCTGAGCCGCTTTTCTGGGTCTATTGCCTCCTCCAGTTCCATATCTTCGTCTTCCTCACCAACCGCATCGGCATCCGGCCCCATCACGGGGTCAATGAGTTCCTTTGGACCTTCTTTTTCCTGACCGTCCAGATCTCGCCCTCTTATCTCCTGGCCGATTCCTGGGATTTCACCTGGGGTTCGCTCCCGGGCCTGGCCTGGGTTTGGAAGCTTTTCCTTGCCCTGGTCTTCCTTTGGGTGGCCGCCCTCTGGGTGGACCACGCCTGGTGGCTGTTGTTCCGCAAGAAACCCGCGACCTACCGGGAGGTCCGCAGCCATTACCCCAACCGACCTTCCCGTTGGCCTGCGCCCTTCGCCTTCACCCGCTTCGTCGGCTTTCCCAACCAGTGTTTCGACCTGAAGGTGGTGGAGTACGAAGTAGCCCTTCCGCGCTGGCCCCGGGCCTTCGACGGATTGACGATCGTCCAGTTGTCCGACATCCATTTCGGGAAATACATCCACCAGGATTACGTCCGCTTCGTGGTGAAGGAGGCCCAGAAACTGAAGGCCGATCTTTTTGTCCTGACGGGTGATTTCGTCTCTTTCACCAAGCACATCGCCATCATGCAGGGGCTCTTGAAGGGTTTCAAAGCCCGGTTGGGCGTTTACGCCCTCTTGGGGAACCACGACCATTGGGCGGGGGCCCATGCCATGCGGCAAGCCCTTGAAGCGGACGGGATCCGGGTGCTCCAGAACGAAGTGGTGGACCTCAAGGTCAAAGGAAAGAGACTGGCCCTCATGGGTGTGGACGATAAATGGGTGGGCGAGAAGAACGACGAACCGCTCTTGAAGGCGAAGGGCGACGCCAAGATCCTCCTGGCCCACCAGCCGGACCATCTTTACCTGGCCCACAAGACCCGGGCGAACCTCCAGCTCTCGGGCCATTGCCACGGCGGGCAGATCTGCTTTCCCGTCCTCGGGCCGCTGGTGGTCCCGGCGAACGAGGGACGCAAATACGCCGGCGGGTTCCACCGGGAAAAGGACACGGTCATCTACATCCACCGGGGCATCGGTTGTTACCCGCCGCTCAGGACCTATTGCAACCCGGAAGTGGTGAGGCTAACGCTACGAACGGATCCGAAGGACCTTTAG